The sequence CCGCGTCCGCGCCCGGCGGCAGGGACCCGCCCGTGGTAATTCCCATGCATTCGCCCGGAACAAGAGTCTGGGCGATCACCTCGTCGATGGCGGCGCTATGGGCCATTTCCAGATAGCCGGGATTGCCCTCGCTGGCGCCGAAAGTGTCGGCCGCGCGCAAGGCATAGCCATCCATGCAGGACCTGTTCAAGGCCGGGATGTTTTCAATCGCGACAATGTCCCGGAACACAACTCGGCCCTGACCGTCGCCCAGATCGATCCGGTCCTCGCCCACGGGCGAAAACCCAGCCAGCAGGGCCTGGAACCGATCCGAGGAAATAACCCGAAAAAAATCATGCTCCATGGCTCACTCCGGCTTGAGAGTCGAGATATCGGTTTCCGGATAGGCTTCGGCATAGACCAGCACGGACTCGCCCAAAACTTCCTGGGCCCGATCCCGGGCGTAATTCTCGATGTCATATTGCAGTTGCAAAAACTGCTTGCAAAGCTGACGGCCGACCGGGGTCAGTTCATAGCGCTGACCCTTGCCCTTGACCTTCTGCACCAGGGCCTTGCCGATGCTCTCCTCGGCGGCCTTGAGTTTGCCCCAGGCCGCGCGATAGGACATCTTCAT is a genomic window of Deltaproteobacteria bacterium containing:
- a CDS encoding LysR family transcriptional regulator; protein product: MSESTNPGALILRLHVWFERDEQIFLGIGRAMLLDKIEQHGSLRQAASEMKMSYRAAWGKLKAAEESIGKALVQKVKGKGQRYELTPVGRQLCKQFLQLQYDIENYARDRAQEVLGESVLVYAEAYPETDISTLKPE